A genomic stretch from Setaria viridis chromosome 1, Setaria_viridis_v4.0, whole genome shotgun sequence includes:
- the LOC117850961 gene encoding uncharacterized protein: MAMTSEDGDILALLSEPSLTEEQLEASESDDILPAILEAIKSNAKAVEPSPEEAAWADSCFVQTSELSDHDWGAMRNALLDALEKPTESPFDTSEAVHDQGVHSISEAKRQHDDVHMEQMDNSDDDKDSSQDCEVADVIRGADEHGKQMDSYAVKPEDGDELASPEVLEQAESTDSIFKVWDLELSFSDDDDGELELIKDLKKLLKENGSPPEAVYPTLPLDDTTKSLDQINIDELVVGLSDLSIQQTNK, translated from the coding sequence ATGGCCATGACTTCTGAAGATGGAGACATCCTGGCTCTCCTGTCAGAACCAAGTCTAACAGAAGAGCAACTTGAGGCTTCTGAATCTGATGATATATTGCCTGCTATTCTAGAAGCCATTAAATCAAATGCGAAGGCAGTTGAACCTTCACCCGAAGAGGCTGCCTGGGCTGATTCATGTTTCGTTCAGACTTCTGAACTGTCAGATCATGACTGGGGAGCAATGAGGAATGCCTTGCTTGATGCCCTTGAGAAGCCTACAGAAAGTCCCTTTGATACTTCTGAAGCTGTGCATGACCAAGGCGTCCATTCTATCTCAGAGGCAAAACGTCAGCATGATGATGTGCACATGGAGCAGATGGACAATAGCGATGATGACAAGGATAGTAGTCAAGATTGCGAAGTTGCTGATGTAATCAGAGGTGCAGATGAACATGGAAAGCAAATGGATAGTTATGCAGTGAAACCTGAGGATGGTGATGAGCTGGCTTCACCTGAAGTTCTTGAGCAGGCAGAGTCGACAGATTCTATCTTCAAGGTTTGGGATCTGGAGCTGTCTTTttccgatgatgatgatggagagCTTGAACTCATCAAGGATCTGAAGAAGCTCCTCAAGGAGAATGGCAGCCCTCCAGAGGCTGTATATCCAACCTTGCCTCTTGATGACACAACAAAGTCCTTGGATCAGATTAACATCGATGAGCTTGTGgtgggcttgagtgacttgtCAATACAGCAAACCAACAAGTAA
- the LOC117851003 gene encoding uncharacterized protein isoform X3, translated as MAPCRRPSHLLALPLLLLPLLLAQQAPSLEAAESTPGTRTRKIGGSGASSVFSLFNLKAKSKFWTESVIRTEFDDLESSASRDSSNKGMLNFTRAGNIASYMNLAEVDSIYLPIPVNFIFIGFDGKGGHEFKLGPEELERWFTKIDHIFEYTRIPPVGEVLTPFYKTTVKKLRQYDLPLVSNVNHNFSVHAIHMGEDVLSVFEHAIKVLSRREDLADSRENEEGTLQVDSAQMEHIFSTLVDHLQIQEAYNIFILNPKPISKSINYGYRKGFSEAEISLLRENKTLQARILQSKRDEKLFLDIEKGVNRKPLYESHPLSSFSWATTDSMDMGDWSKKCKEALNKFELLKEGKSKDDIVYDKAVQILHGTKDEMHDILENALKSSGLKGLHAECLTDIWIGRERFAFVDLSAGPFAWGPSVGGDGVRTELSLPNVAKTVGAVAEVTEEEAEEKLQDTIKERFSSFGEDYHAVDILLAEIDVYELFAFKHCVGRRVQLSLCKELDERMRDLKNELEGYNTGDSDEINKKKALDALKRMENWNLFRDTKEEHHSYTVAHDSFLAQLGAMLWGSMRHVIAPSVSHRAHHYYEKLSFQLYFVTQEKVRSIKQLPVNVKSITESLNSVLLRHQKSMFSQHMLSLSEEPALMMAFSMARRAAAVPLLLVNGTYKSTISTYLDSAILQHQLQRLSEHNSLKGRHSNHRSTLEVPIFWFIHSEPLLLDKHYQAKALSNMVLVVQSDDDSWESHLQCNGRSILWDLRKPVKAAIAATAEYISGLLPSHLVYSHAHETAVEDWTWSVGCSPLSITSHGWQLSEFQQDAIGRNYIITSVEESIQIVNSAIQRLVTERAKP; from the exons ATGGCCCCCTGCCGGCGGCCCTCCCACCTCCTCGCGCTcccgctcctgctgctgccgctcctcctcgcgcaG CAGGCGCCGTCCCTGGAGGCGGCCGAGTCCACGCCGGGGACCCGGACGCGCAAGATCGGCGGCTCGGGCGCGTCCTCCGTGTTCTCGCTCTTCAACCTCAAGGCCAAGAGCAAGTTCTGGACCGAGTCCGTCATCCGCACAG AGTTCGATGACTTGGAAAGTTCGGCGTCGCGGGACTCTAGCAACAAGGGGATGCTCAACTTCACAAGAGCTG GTAATATTGCAAGCTATATGAACTTGGCGGAGGTTGATTCCATATATCTTCCAATCCCTGTGAACTTCATCTTTATTGGATTTGATGGAAAAGGAGGGCATG AGTTTAAGTTGGGGCCTGAAGAATTGGAGCGCTGGTTTACAAAAATAGATCACATATTTGAATACACAAGAATCCCTCCAGTTGGTGAAGTTCTTACCCCGTTCTATAAGACTACTGTTAAGAAGCTTCGGCAGTATGACCTTCCTTTAGTCAGCAATGTGAACCACAA TTTTTCCGTGCATGCGATACACATGGGGGAAGATGTCTTATCTGTTTTTGAACATGCTATCAAAGTTCTTTCCCGTAGAGAAGATCTTGCGGACTCCAG AGAAAATGAAGAGGGAACTTTGCAAGTGGACAGTGCTCAAATGGAACATATATTTTCGACTCTTGTTGATCACCTTCAGATACAAGAAGCTTACAATATCTTCATTCTTAACCCGAAGCCCATTAGTAAGAGTATCAATTATGGTTATCG GAAAGGATTCTCTGAGGCTGAGATCAGCTTGCTCAGGGAG AATAAGACCCTGCAAGCTCGGATACTCCAATCTAAAAGAGACGAGAAACTCTTTCTTG ATATCGAGAAGGGAGTCAATAGAAAGCCCTTATATGAAAGTCATCCTCTATCATCATTTTCTTGGGCTACAACTGACAGTATGGATATG GgggattggtcaaagaaatgCAAGGAAGCATTAAACAAGTTTGAGCTGCTGAAGGAAGGGAAGAGTAAAGATGACATTGTTTATGACAAAGCCGTCCAG ATATTACATGGCACAAAGGATGAGATGCACGACATTTTAGAAAACGCACTCAAGTCTAGTGGTTTAAAGGGTCTACATGCTGAATGCCTTACAGATATATGGATAGGCAGAGAAAG GTTTGCTTTTGTTGATCTGAGTGCAGGGCCATTTGCTTGGGGCCCTTCTGTTGGTGGTGATGGTGTTCGTACAGAACTTAGTCTGCCAAACGTTGCAAAGACAGTTGGGGCTGTTGCAG AAGTTACTGAAgaagaagctgaagaaaaaTTGCAAGACACAATCAAAGAGAGATTTTCATCGTTTGGGGAG GATTACCATGCTGTGGATATCTTATTGGCAGAGATTGATGTGTATGAACTTTTTGCTTTCAAGCATTGTGTTGGAAGAAGGGTGCAACTTTCCCTTTGCAAAG AACTTGATGAGAGGATGCGTGACCTGAAAAATGAATTGGAGGGCTACAATACTGGAGATTCTGATGAAATTAACAAGAAGAAAGCTCTTGATGCACTGAAGAGGATGGAAAACTGGAATTTATTTAGAGATACTAAAGAG GAACATCATAGTTACACAGTTGCTCATGATTCATTTCTTGCACAACTTGGAGCTATGTTATGGGGTTCTATGAGGCATGTTATTGCTCCTTCTGTTTCTCATAGAGCACACCATTACTACGAGAAGTTATCGTTTCAGCTGTACTTTGTGACACAAGAG AAAGTCAGAAGTATAAAGCAGTTACCTGTTAATGTAAAATCCATCACAGAGAGCCTGAATTCTGTGTTATTACGGCATCAGAAATCAATGTTCAGCCAACACAT GCTGTCATTGTCAGAGGAGCCAGCATTGATGATGGCGTTTTCGATGGCACGTCGTGCAGCTGCAGTGCCACTTCTGTTAGTCAATGGTACCTATAAGTCAACAATTAGTACATACCTCGATTCTGCTATTCTCCAACATCAGCTACAGAGGCTTAGTGAGCATAATTCACTTAAAG GGCGGCATTCAAATCACAGGTCAACGTTGGAGGTCCCAATATTCTGGTTCATACATAGTGAACCTCTTTTGCTGGATAAACATTATCAAGCCAAGGCTCTCTCAAACATGGTTCTAGTAGTTCAATCTGATGATGATTCTTGGGAAAGCCACTTGCAGTGCAATGGGAGATCCATCTTATGGGATTTGAG GAAACCCGTTAAAGCCGCTATTGCTGCAACTGCTGAGTATATATCTGGTCTACTTCCTTCACATTTGGTTTATAGCCATGCTCATGAAACTGCAGTTGAG GACTGGACCTGGTCTGTGGGTTGTAGTCCCTTATCCATCACTTCTCATGGCTGGCAACTTTCGGAGTTCCAGCAAGATGCGATTGGTCGTAACTACATTATTACCTCAGTGGAGGAATCCATACAAATAGTCAATTCAGCAATTCAGCGATTGGTAACAGAGCGGGCTA AACCTTAA
- the LOC117851003 gene encoding uncharacterized protein isoform X1: MAPCRRPSHLLALPLLLLPLLLAQQAPSLEAAESTPGTRTRKIGGSGASSVFSLFNLKAKSKFWTESVIRTEFDDLESSASRDSSNKGMLNFTRAGNIASYMNLAEVDSIYLPIPVNFIFIGFDGKGGHEFKLGPEELERWFTKIDHIFEYTRIPPVGEVLTPFYKTTVKKLRQYDLPLVSNVNHNFSVHAIHMGEDVLSVFEHAIKVLSRREDLADSRENEEGTLQVDSAQMEHIFSTLVDHLQIQEAYNIFILNPKPISKSINYGYRKGFSEAEISLLRENKTLQARILQSKRDEKLFLDIEKGVNRKPLYESHPLSSFSWATTDSMDMGDWSKKCKEALNKFELLKEGKSKDDIVYDKAVQILHGTKDEMHDILENALKSSGLKGLHAECLTDIWIGRERFAFVDLSAGPFAWGPSVGGDGVRTELSLPNVAKTVGAVAEVTEEEAEEKLQDTIKERFSSFGEDYHAVDILLAEIDVYELFAFKHCVGRRVQLSLCKELDERMRDLKNELEGYNTGDSDEINKKKALDALKRMENWNLFRDTKEEHHSYTVAHDSFLAQLGAMLWGSMRHVIAPSVSHRAHHYYEKLSFQLYFVTQEKVRSIKQLPVNVKSITESLNSVLLRHQKSMFSQHMLSLSEEPALMMAFSMARRAAAVPLLLVNGTYKSTISTYLDSAILQHQLQRLSEHNSLKGRHSNHRSTLEVPIFWFIHSEPLLLDKHYQAKALSNMVLVVQSDDDSWESHLQCNGRSILWDLRKPVKAAIAATAEYISGLLPSHLVYSHAHETAVEDWTWSVGCSPLSITSHGWQLSEFQQDAIGRNYIITSVEESIQIVNSAIQRLVTERATEKGFKIFKAHESVMIEKYNAVVSLWRRVSAMSKGLKYGDVVKLMSMLEDASHGFSSAVNSTISSLHPVQCTRERKLDVQLDLTTLPAFLAVFLLLWFLLRPRRPKPKIN, from the exons ATGGCCCCCTGCCGGCGGCCCTCCCACCTCCTCGCGCTcccgctcctgctgctgccgctcctcctcgcgcaG CAGGCGCCGTCCCTGGAGGCGGCCGAGTCCACGCCGGGGACCCGGACGCGCAAGATCGGCGGCTCGGGCGCGTCCTCCGTGTTCTCGCTCTTCAACCTCAAGGCCAAGAGCAAGTTCTGGACCGAGTCCGTCATCCGCACAG AGTTCGATGACTTGGAAAGTTCGGCGTCGCGGGACTCTAGCAACAAGGGGATGCTCAACTTCACAAGAGCTG GTAATATTGCAAGCTATATGAACTTGGCGGAGGTTGATTCCATATATCTTCCAATCCCTGTGAACTTCATCTTTATTGGATTTGATGGAAAAGGAGGGCATG AGTTTAAGTTGGGGCCTGAAGAATTGGAGCGCTGGTTTACAAAAATAGATCACATATTTGAATACACAAGAATCCCTCCAGTTGGTGAAGTTCTTACCCCGTTCTATAAGACTACTGTTAAGAAGCTTCGGCAGTATGACCTTCCTTTAGTCAGCAATGTGAACCACAA TTTTTCCGTGCATGCGATACACATGGGGGAAGATGTCTTATCTGTTTTTGAACATGCTATCAAAGTTCTTTCCCGTAGAGAAGATCTTGCGGACTCCAG AGAAAATGAAGAGGGAACTTTGCAAGTGGACAGTGCTCAAATGGAACATATATTTTCGACTCTTGTTGATCACCTTCAGATACAAGAAGCTTACAATATCTTCATTCTTAACCCGAAGCCCATTAGTAAGAGTATCAATTATGGTTATCG GAAAGGATTCTCTGAGGCTGAGATCAGCTTGCTCAGGGAG AATAAGACCCTGCAAGCTCGGATACTCCAATCTAAAAGAGACGAGAAACTCTTTCTTG ATATCGAGAAGGGAGTCAATAGAAAGCCCTTATATGAAAGTCATCCTCTATCATCATTTTCTTGGGCTACAACTGACAGTATGGATATG GgggattggtcaaagaaatgCAAGGAAGCATTAAACAAGTTTGAGCTGCTGAAGGAAGGGAAGAGTAAAGATGACATTGTTTATGACAAAGCCGTCCAG ATATTACATGGCACAAAGGATGAGATGCACGACATTTTAGAAAACGCACTCAAGTCTAGTGGTTTAAAGGGTCTACATGCTGAATGCCTTACAGATATATGGATAGGCAGAGAAAG GTTTGCTTTTGTTGATCTGAGTGCAGGGCCATTTGCTTGGGGCCCTTCTGTTGGTGGTGATGGTGTTCGTACAGAACTTAGTCTGCCAAACGTTGCAAAGACAGTTGGGGCTGTTGCAG AAGTTACTGAAgaagaagctgaagaaaaaTTGCAAGACACAATCAAAGAGAGATTTTCATCGTTTGGGGAG GATTACCATGCTGTGGATATCTTATTGGCAGAGATTGATGTGTATGAACTTTTTGCTTTCAAGCATTGTGTTGGAAGAAGGGTGCAACTTTCCCTTTGCAAAG AACTTGATGAGAGGATGCGTGACCTGAAAAATGAATTGGAGGGCTACAATACTGGAGATTCTGATGAAATTAACAAGAAGAAAGCTCTTGATGCACTGAAGAGGATGGAAAACTGGAATTTATTTAGAGATACTAAAGAG GAACATCATAGTTACACAGTTGCTCATGATTCATTTCTTGCACAACTTGGAGCTATGTTATGGGGTTCTATGAGGCATGTTATTGCTCCTTCTGTTTCTCATAGAGCACACCATTACTACGAGAAGTTATCGTTTCAGCTGTACTTTGTGACACAAGAG AAAGTCAGAAGTATAAAGCAGTTACCTGTTAATGTAAAATCCATCACAGAGAGCCTGAATTCTGTGTTATTACGGCATCAGAAATCAATGTTCAGCCAACACAT GCTGTCATTGTCAGAGGAGCCAGCATTGATGATGGCGTTTTCGATGGCACGTCGTGCAGCTGCAGTGCCACTTCTGTTAGTCAATGGTACCTATAAGTCAACAATTAGTACATACCTCGATTCTGCTATTCTCCAACATCAGCTACAGAGGCTTAGTGAGCATAATTCACTTAAAG GGCGGCATTCAAATCACAGGTCAACGTTGGAGGTCCCAATATTCTGGTTCATACATAGTGAACCTCTTTTGCTGGATAAACATTATCAAGCCAAGGCTCTCTCAAACATGGTTCTAGTAGTTCAATCTGATGATGATTCTTGGGAAAGCCACTTGCAGTGCAATGGGAGATCCATCTTATGGGATTTGAG GAAACCCGTTAAAGCCGCTATTGCTGCAACTGCTGAGTATATATCTGGTCTACTTCCTTCACATTTGGTTTATAGCCATGCTCATGAAACTGCAGTTGAG GACTGGACCTGGTCTGTGGGTTGTAGTCCCTTATCCATCACTTCTCATGGCTGGCAACTTTCGGAGTTCCAGCAAGATGCGATTGGTCGTAACTACATTATTACCTCAGTGGAGGAATCCATACAAATAGTCAATTCAGCAATTCAGCGATTGGTAACAGAGCGGGCTA CTGAAAAAGGCTTCAAAATTTTCAAGGCTCATGAAAGTGTGATGATTGAGAAGTACAATGCTGTTGTAAGCTTGTGGAGAAGG GTCTCAGCTATGTCCAAAGGATTAAAATATGGTGACGTGGTAAAACTTATGTCGATGCTCGAGGATGCTTCGCATGG ATTTTCTAGTGCTGTGAACTCCACCATTTCAAGTCTACACCCTGTCCAATGCACCCGCGAAAGGAAACTCGACGTGCAGCTTGACTTGACAACTCTTCCTGCCTTCCTAGCTGTCTTTTTGTTGCTTTGGTTTCTTCTACGACCAAGGAGGCCAAAGCCTAAGATCAACTGA
- the LOC117851003 gene encoding uncharacterized protein isoform X2 — protein sequence MAPCRRPSHLLALPLLLLPLLLAQAPSLEAAESTPGTRTRKIGGSGASSVFSLFNLKAKSKFWTESVIRTEFDDLESSASRDSSNKGMLNFTRAGNIASYMNLAEVDSIYLPIPVNFIFIGFDGKGGHEFKLGPEELERWFTKIDHIFEYTRIPPVGEVLTPFYKTTVKKLRQYDLPLVSNVNHNFSVHAIHMGEDVLSVFEHAIKVLSRREDLADSRENEEGTLQVDSAQMEHIFSTLVDHLQIQEAYNIFILNPKPISKSINYGYRKGFSEAEISLLRENKTLQARILQSKRDEKLFLDIEKGVNRKPLYESHPLSSFSWATTDSMDMGDWSKKCKEALNKFELLKEGKSKDDIVYDKAVQILHGTKDEMHDILENALKSSGLKGLHAECLTDIWIGRERFAFVDLSAGPFAWGPSVGGDGVRTELSLPNVAKTVGAVAEVTEEEAEEKLQDTIKERFSSFGEDYHAVDILLAEIDVYELFAFKHCVGRRVQLSLCKELDERMRDLKNELEGYNTGDSDEINKKKALDALKRMENWNLFRDTKEEHHSYTVAHDSFLAQLGAMLWGSMRHVIAPSVSHRAHHYYEKLSFQLYFVTQEKVRSIKQLPVNVKSITESLNSVLLRHQKSMFSQHMLSLSEEPALMMAFSMARRAAAVPLLLVNGTYKSTISTYLDSAILQHQLQRLSEHNSLKGRHSNHRSTLEVPIFWFIHSEPLLLDKHYQAKALSNMVLVVQSDDDSWESHLQCNGRSILWDLRKPVKAAIAATAEYISGLLPSHLVYSHAHETAVEDWTWSVGCSPLSITSHGWQLSEFQQDAIGRNYIITSVEESIQIVNSAIQRLVTERATEKGFKIFKAHESVMIEKYNAVVSLWRRVSAMSKGLKYGDVVKLMSMLEDASHGFSSAVNSTISSLHPVQCTRERKLDVQLDLTTLPAFLAVFLLLWFLLRPRRPKPKIN from the exons ATGGCCCCCTGCCGGCGGCCCTCCCACCTCCTCGCGCTcccgctcctgctgctgccgctcctcctcgcgcaG GCGCCGTCCCTGGAGGCGGCCGAGTCCACGCCGGGGACCCGGACGCGCAAGATCGGCGGCTCGGGCGCGTCCTCCGTGTTCTCGCTCTTCAACCTCAAGGCCAAGAGCAAGTTCTGGACCGAGTCCGTCATCCGCACAG AGTTCGATGACTTGGAAAGTTCGGCGTCGCGGGACTCTAGCAACAAGGGGATGCTCAACTTCACAAGAGCTG GTAATATTGCAAGCTATATGAACTTGGCGGAGGTTGATTCCATATATCTTCCAATCCCTGTGAACTTCATCTTTATTGGATTTGATGGAAAAGGAGGGCATG AGTTTAAGTTGGGGCCTGAAGAATTGGAGCGCTGGTTTACAAAAATAGATCACATATTTGAATACACAAGAATCCCTCCAGTTGGTGAAGTTCTTACCCCGTTCTATAAGACTACTGTTAAGAAGCTTCGGCAGTATGACCTTCCTTTAGTCAGCAATGTGAACCACAA TTTTTCCGTGCATGCGATACACATGGGGGAAGATGTCTTATCTGTTTTTGAACATGCTATCAAAGTTCTTTCCCGTAGAGAAGATCTTGCGGACTCCAG AGAAAATGAAGAGGGAACTTTGCAAGTGGACAGTGCTCAAATGGAACATATATTTTCGACTCTTGTTGATCACCTTCAGATACAAGAAGCTTACAATATCTTCATTCTTAACCCGAAGCCCATTAGTAAGAGTATCAATTATGGTTATCG GAAAGGATTCTCTGAGGCTGAGATCAGCTTGCTCAGGGAG AATAAGACCCTGCAAGCTCGGATACTCCAATCTAAAAGAGACGAGAAACTCTTTCTTG ATATCGAGAAGGGAGTCAATAGAAAGCCCTTATATGAAAGTCATCCTCTATCATCATTTTCTTGGGCTACAACTGACAGTATGGATATG GgggattggtcaaagaaatgCAAGGAAGCATTAAACAAGTTTGAGCTGCTGAAGGAAGGGAAGAGTAAAGATGACATTGTTTATGACAAAGCCGTCCAG ATATTACATGGCACAAAGGATGAGATGCACGACATTTTAGAAAACGCACTCAAGTCTAGTGGTTTAAAGGGTCTACATGCTGAATGCCTTACAGATATATGGATAGGCAGAGAAAG GTTTGCTTTTGTTGATCTGAGTGCAGGGCCATTTGCTTGGGGCCCTTCTGTTGGTGGTGATGGTGTTCGTACAGAACTTAGTCTGCCAAACGTTGCAAAGACAGTTGGGGCTGTTGCAG AAGTTACTGAAgaagaagctgaagaaaaaTTGCAAGACACAATCAAAGAGAGATTTTCATCGTTTGGGGAG GATTACCATGCTGTGGATATCTTATTGGCAGAGATTGATGTGTATGAACTTTTTGCTTTCAAGCATTGTGTTGGAAGAAGGGTGCAACTTTCCCTTTGCAAAG AACTTGATGAGAGGATGCGTGACCTGAAAAATGAATTGGAGGGCTACAATACTGGAGATTCTGATGAAATTAACAAGAAGAAAGCTCTTGATGCACTGAAGAGGATGGAAAACTGGAATTTATTTAGAGATACTAAAGAG GAACATCATAGTTACACAGTTGCTCATGATTCATTTCTTGCACAACTTGGAGCTATGTTATGGGGTTCTATGAGGCATGTTATTGCTCCTTCTGTTTCTCATAGAGCACACCATTACTACGAGAAGTTATCGTTTCAGCTGTACTTTGTGACACAAGAG AAAGTCAGAAGTATAAAGCAGTTACCTGTTAATGTAAAATCCATCACAGAGAGCCTGAATTCTGTGTTATTACGGCATCAGAAATCAATGTTCAGCCAACACAT GCTGTCATTGTCAGAGGAGCCAGCATTGATGATGGCGTTTTCGATGGCACGTCGTGCAGCTGCAGTGCCACTTCTGTTAGTCAATGGTACCTATAAGTCAACAATTAGTACATACCTCGATTCTGCTATTCTCCAACATCAGCTACAGAGGCTTAGTGAGCATAATTCACTTAAAG GGCGGCATTCAAATCACAGGTCAACGTTGGAGGTCCCAATATTCTGGTTCATACATAGTGAACCTCTTTTGCTGGATAAACATTATCAAGCCAAGGCTCTCTCAAACATGGTTCTAGTAGTTCAATCTGATGATGATTCTTGGGAAAGCCACTTGCAGTGCAATGGGAGATCCATCTTATGGGATTTGAG GAAACCCGTTAAAGCCGCTATTGCTGCAACTGCTGAGTATATATCTGGTCTACTTCCTTCACATTTGGTTTATAGCCATGCTCATGAAACTGCAGTTGAG GACTGGACCTGGTCTGTGGGTTGTAGTCCCTTATCCATCACTTCTCATGGCTGGCAACTTTCGGAGTTCCAGCAAGATGCGATTGGTCGTAACTACATTATTACCTCAGTGGAGGAATCCATACAAATAGTCAATTCAGCAATTCAGCGATTGGTAACAGAGCGGGCTA CTGAAAAAGGCTTCAAAATTTTCAAGGCTCATGAAAGTGTGATGATTGAGAAGTACAATGCTGTTGTAAGCTTGTGGAGAAGG GTCTCAGCTATGTCCAAAGGATTAAAATATGGTGACGTGGTAAAACTTATGTCGATGCTCGAGGATGCTTCGCATGG ATTTTCTAGTGCTGTGAACTCCACCATTTCAAGTCTACACCCTGTCCAATGCACCCGCGAAAGGAAACTCGACGTGCAGCTTGACTTGACAACTCTTCCTGCCTTCCTAGCTGTCTTTTTGTTGCTTTGGTTTCTTCTACGACCAAGGAGGCCAAAGCCTAAGATCAACTGA